The Haladaptatus cibarius D43 genome window below encodes:
- a CDS encoding DMT family transporter has translation MAIPVEVYLLSLVPALLWGFEPIVSKRAMAEGGDSLQASLVVVIVDTAVFWLALVVLEGGNPLSDLSHSTIGIFLFAEFVGTAVGRLAAFGGVRRVGASVNNAGVSARPLFSATLAVFALDEPLSLATAVGILVLVAGLAVLALAKGGDLAGWEPYELSFPLVAAAAFAIGNVVRRFGLETTQATALEAVTLNETAALVALGGYAIARNRRGVLSAPKRTYWLFAVSGLLTAVALLSLFSALALPEGRAAIVDPLTGTAPLFTTLFAYFLLRDVERVTRGIVAGALLVVVGAGIITAL, from the coding sequence ATGGCGATTCCCGTCGAGGTGTACCTCCTTTCGCTCGTCCCGGCCCTTCTCTGGGGATTCGAACCTATCGTCTCCAAGCGAGCGATGGCCGAGGGTGGCGACTCACTCCAAGCGTCACTGGTCGTCGTCATCGTTGACACCGCCGTTTTCTGGCTTGCGCTCGTCGTACTGGAAGGCGGAAACCCGCTTTCCGACCTCTCCCACTCGACCATCGGCATCTTCCTCTTCGCGGAATTCGTCGGAACTGCGGTTGGCCGACTGGCCGCATTCGGTGGTGTCCGGCGCGTCGGCGCGAGCGTCAACAACGCCGGAGTCAGTGCACGACCGCTCTTTTCGGCGACGCTGGCCGTGTTCGCTCTCGACGAACCGCTTTCGCTCGCAACCGCTGTTGGGATTCTCGTGCTCGTCGCGGGACTTGCAGTTCTCGCGCTAGCCAAAGGTGGCGACCTTGCCGGGTGGGAACCCTACGAGCTATCGTTTCCACTCGTCGCCGCGGCGGCGTTCGCGATCGGAAACGTGGTTCGACGATTCGGACTGGAGACGACGCAGGCAACCGCTCTCGAAGCGGTTACACTGAACGAAACCGCGGCACTGGTCGCATTAGGGGGCTATGCTATCGCCAGAAATCGTCGTGGCGTGCTCTCCGCACCGAAGCGAACGTACTGGCTGTTCGCGGTGAGCGGTCTGCTCACCGCGGTCGCACTGCTGTCGCTGTTTTCCGCGTTGGCGCTCCCTGAAGGCCGGGCCGCCATCGTTGACCCCCTAACTGGAACCGCGCCGCTGTTCACGACGCTCTTTGCGTACTTTCTGCTCAGGGACGTAGAACGAGTGACCCGCGGAATCGTTGCGGGCGCATTGTTGGTCGTTGTCGGTGCTGGAATCATCACCGCGCTGTGA
- a CDS encoding HVO_0416 family zinc finger protein, whose translation MASAPTGNDESVFDQFLTDRGHETERVDWEQEYNKKQCPECGGLHEMAATECTVCGWNS comes from the coding sequence ATGGCTTCCGCACCGACCGGCAACGACGAGTCCGTGTTCGACCAGTTTCTCACCGACCGTGGTCACGAGACAGAACGAGTAGACTGGGAGCAGGAGTATAACAAAAAGCAGTGCCCGGAGTGCGGCGGACTCCACGAAATGGCCGCAACTGAATGCACAGTTTGCGGGTGGAATTCGTAG
- a CDS encoding DUF7563 family protein produces MPECQNCDSFVTATYARVFTPPGVENPRVCPNCEDKIRDGSEVRKARSTRSA; encoded by the coding sequence ATGCCAGAGTGTCAGAACTGCGATTCGTTCGTGACGGCGACGTATGCACGAGTGTTCACGCCACCGGGGGTCGAAAATCCGCGCGTCTGCCCGAACTGCGAGGACAAAATCCGGGACGGTTCCGAGGTACGCAAGGCGCGTTCGACGCGCAGCGCCTGA